The region AAAAGGCATGTATGTTTGTGCTGCATGCGGAAACGAACTTTTTAGTTCAGAAACAAAGTTCGATTCAGGTACAGGCTGGCCCAGTTTTTGGCAAGCGATTTCTAATGACAGCGTAGAACTTGAAGCAGATAATAGTCATGGAATGAACAGAATTGAGGTTCGGTGTAAAAAGTGTGGAGGTCATCTTGGTCATGTGTTTAATGACGGCCCAAAACCTACGGGTCAGCGTTATTGTATGAATTCTGTTTCTTTAAAGTTTAAGGAAAACAAAAAATGACGTTAAGCATCTAAGAAACCAATCTTGTGTTCATTTCGTTTTTAAGAAAAAAGGCCGTTTTCAACATAGAACTGATTAGTATACTATATGTTTGAGAGTTTGAAAAGCAACAAATTATTTTACTACGAAAGGTTAATGGTATTCTCTATTCAGATGCCTTTCATAAATTGTTCAGTAAGGCGCATTTGTTATGATAAACCTAAAAGAAGAATTAAAAAATCTCATTTCAAAGATACAAGAGCCATTCGTTTTACAGAACATTCTGCTTTTTGCAGCATTTATTGTGCCTTTATTGATCATTTACCTTTTTGATGCGGGTTCTTTTGATTATCTTTGGAAAGGCAGAGCGCCGTATCTTTTGTTTTTGTGGTTGTTTTTCTTGGAGGCAGCTATTGGATGGAAAAAACTCAAAGAAAACCCTCCAACTTTTTGGAACAAAAAAACTGTATTAGCATCATTAACTTTGTTGTTACCAACAATATATGCAATCGGATTACATATTGGTCTTCGATCTGCAATTACTGATTTAGGAAAAATTATTGGTGTGCCTGCTGAAGAATTCGGTGAATGGTACTTAACTCATTCTTGGCCGTTTTCCTTTGAGTATGTCTTGTTTGCAATATTGTTCATTGCATCTATTTGGTTGTTGTATAGCAAAAATGGACTGAAAAACT is a window of Candidatus Bathyarchaeum sp. DNA encoding:
- the msrB gene encoding peptide-methionine (R)-S-oxide reductase MsrB is translated as MQKESRSNEEWRKILSPAEYHVLREKGTEPPFTGQYLKNNKKGMYVCAACGNELFSSETKFDSGTGWPSFWQAISNDSVELEADNSHGMNRIEVRCKKCGGHLGHVFNDGPKPTGQRYCMNSVSLKFKENKK